Below is a window of Vicinamibacterales bacterium DNA.
ACCCTCGGCCTGTTCGGCTTCGACGGGGTGCGCTGCGACCGCATCGTCGCCGGCGTGCTGGCGCGCATCCGCGCGGCAGGCTGAACGCCCCGGGGGGAACATCCGCGCTCCGCCCTGCATCGAATGAGCAGGAAAAGGAGCCCGAATGAAGACAGCACTCATCGCGGCCGGCGCTTTCTGCCTCTGCGCCGCCGCCGCATCCGCACAAACGATCAACGACGCGCAGATCGCGTCGATCGTCGTTACCGCCAACCAGGTCGACGTCGACGCCGGCAGGCTCGCCGCGGCCACCACGCAGAACGCCGAAGTGAAGAAGTTCGCGCAACTGATGGTCACCGACCATAGCGGCGTCAACCGGCAGGCGGTGGATCTGGCGGCGAAGCTGAAGGTGACGCCGCAGGACAACGACACGAGCAGGAGCCTCAAGGCCGGCGGCGAGAAGAACGTGGCGCACCTGAAGACGCTCAAAGGGGCGGCGTTCGACAAGGCCTACGTCGATCACGAGGTCACGTATCACCAGTCCGTGCTCGACGCCCTGGACAAGACGCTGATCCCCAACGCCGCCAATGCGGAGCTGAAGGCGCTGCTCGTCAAGGTGCGGCCGGCCTTCGTGGCGCATCTCGAGCACGCGAAGCACCTGCAGGGATCCCTGGGGAAGCCATGACCGCGCGAGCCCTGGCGCTGCCGATCCTCGCAATGGCCTTCGCCGCGTGGATCGGCGGCGCCGCGCTCG
It encodes the following:
- a CDS encoding DUF4142 domain-containing protein: MKTALIAAGAFCLCAAAASAQTINDAQIASIVVTANQVDVDAGRLAAATTQNAEVKKFAQLMVTDHSGVNRQAVDLAAKLKVTPQDNDTSRSLKAGGEKNVAHLKTLKGAAFDKAYVDHEVTYHQSVLDALDKTLIPNAANAELKALLVKVRPAFVAHLEHAKHLQGSLGKP